In Solobacterium moorei, a single genomic region encodes these proteins:
- a CDS encoding Rib/alpha-like domain-containing protein has protein sequence MKEKNQQVNLKWGMRKLSVGLCSVVIGAIILVVPMMPAYAQEASPIAARLPQDDVQPSRSVSASGVGDTTLIYAGITFEKTEGDTITLKWSKWNSAGTYWETVTDDKKDPEYFAGRYVLEFSDPEFYKQIESIEVKSGIFKVNMEKYYDGDPEKGGSLWTYKILGGALNENIIGANTISTVTIKLANGRTLESLGLKDKKLKFDSMWLTGKGGNTTPNLIAKESISSGYIYDKTKGKDNYKSNLTMDGFTSKAMFVEGESKKFDEIKTVHEYKPAIKYESSTPGGGYAAVIEETFPAELVEFIDWDNVYIYSSDINGNPTKNVVKTRIDKSKDGVVNTFNSPAMSHKNVSSNGEVAKVRSYIQSNVLTAAAGQVGFYTISYKLKDSLKNPEAAKKIIEAAKQTDNNSFLPFSSRLYADWPDKKYGIFAKDDGEPWKILENSEHNSVLDVRDTDGDGLIDFIEYQFGSNPNLVDTDGDGVPDGQEALVDNTKPNDASDYIVKAPTAENTTYNPAVENKIKGTLPKPLIKNPAKPEEDLKVTNKAAGDAIVKLHPYDAKTKTYDKDKVIAEVKIPFDKLEKGEFEMPLAANTVEDGSKGQIVAYAPNGEHPIAGPVLNFNSTDADKFKPEAEKETVPFGGKYNLTDNIKKFTDAKGSAATPELDDKTPFEDITAKDAINVNQPGEYTGKVRVKYKDGSTEDVEVPVTVLAKVLDQTKNPDAKTPEGYVRVTFEQGEHGIFAKDSKTVLDVVKGTLKSDVTVPTVAPAENFKHTGWTPEIPEKFDNGGTFTAQYAAAQTDAEKYTAEGGTVNKPYGEKATEEDVKKKVTVKDESNQDLPEAEQKKVVKEIKVGEIPEPGKDGKNQTVSVTVVYEDGTEDNINVTIDYSDAKEKYAPEGQKITVNKGAEEPKAEDAIKNKDKMPEGTTYAWKKPVDTNTAGEGKATVTVTYPDGSTEDVEVDFEVKETTPAKTDAEKYTAEGGTVNKPYGEKATEEDVKKKVTVKDESNQDLPEAEQKKVVKEIKVGEIPEPGKDGKNQTVSVTVVYEDGTEDNINVTIDYSDAKEKYAPEGQKITVNKGAEEPKAEDAIKNKDKMPEGTTYAWKKPVDTNTAGEGKATVTVTYPDGSTEDVEVDFEVKETTPAKTDAEKYTAEGGTVNKPYGEKATEEDVKKKVTVKDESNQDLPEAEQKKVVKEIKVGEIPEPGKDGKNQTVSVTVVYEDGTEDNINVTIDYSDAKEKYAPEGQKITVNKGAEEPKAEDAIKNKDKMPEGTTYAWKKPVDTNTAGEGKATVTVTYPDGSTEDVEVDFEVKETTPAKTDAEKYTAEGGTVNKPYGEKATEEDVKKKVTVKDESNQDLPEAEQKKVVKEIKVGEIPEPGKDGKNQTVSVTVVYEDGTEDNINVTIDYSDAKEKYAPEGQKITVNKGAEEPKAEDAIKNKDKMPEGTTYAWKTPIDTNTAGERKATVTVNYPDGSKEEVTVKVVVQDKKSQADENEPKVKEEVIKEGEKPDLKDNVTNLDKLPKGTKVKDITPDGAINPNKPGEYEGTLEIEYPDGSKDTVKVKVVVKKKNVASSLPKTGDTANLSMFAGIMGMSGSLLALIGFKKRKKEDEQE, from the coding sequence ATGAAAGAAAAAAACCAGCAGGTAAATTTAAAATGGGGCATGAGAAAACTTAGTGTAGGTCTTTGCTCCGTTGTGATTGGTGCAATTATCCTCGTTGTGCCAATGATGCCAGCCTATGCTCAGGAGGCTAGTCCGATTGCTGCGAGATTACCACAAGATGATGTACAGCCTTCAAGATCGGTCAGTGCCAGCGGCGTGGGAGATACAACACTTATCTATGCCGGTATTACTTTTGAAAAAACAGAAGGAGATACCATCACATTAAAATGGAGCAAATGGAATAGTGCAGGTACTTACTGGGAAACGGTTACAGATGACAAGAAGGATCCTGAGTATTTTGCAGGTAGATATGTTCTTGAATTCTCTGATCCTGAGTTTTACAAACAGATTGAATCCATTGAAGTAAAAAGTGGTATTTTCAAAGTGAACATGGAAAAGTACTACGATGGAGATCCTGAAAAAGGTGGCTCACTTTGGACATACAAAATCCTAGGCGGAGCTCTGAATGAGAACATTATCGGCGCCAACACCATCTCTACCGTTACCATTAAACTTGCTAATGGTAGAACATTAGAATCTTTGGGGTTAAAAGATAAGAAACTTAAGTTTGATTCTATGTGGCTTACTGGCAAGGGAGGAAATACAACTCCAAATCTAATCGCAAAAGAATCTATCAGTAGTGGATACATCTACGATAAGACAAAAGGAAAAGATAACTATAAGTCCAATCTTACAATGGATGGCTTTACTTCTAAGGCCATGTTTGTAGAAGGGGAAAGCAAGAAATTTGATGAAATCAAAACAGTTCATGAATATAAGCCTGCCATCAAGTACGAATCTTCTACTCCAGGAGGTGGGTATGCAGCTGTAATTGAAGAAACTTTCCCAGCTGAACTTGTAGAGTTCATTGACTGGGATAATGTGTATATTTATTCTTCAGATATCAATGGTAATCCTACAAAAAATGTAGTGAAAACTAGAATTGATAAATCTAAAGATGGAGTTGTTAATACTTTTAATTCTCCTGCGATGAGTCATAAAAATGTAAGTTCTAATGGTGAAGTTGCTAAAGTTAGAAGTTACATTCAATCCAATGTGTTAACTGCTGCTGCAGGACAAGTTGGTTTCTATACAATCTCATATAAGCTAAAGGATTCCTTGAAGAATCCGGAAGCGGCAAAGAAGATTATTGAAGCTGCAAAGCAGACAGATAACAATAGCTTCCTACCGTTTTCTTCTCGCCTTTATGCAGATTGGCCAGATAAGAAGTATGGCATTTTTGCAAAAGATGACGGAGAGCCTTGGAAGATTCTGGAAAACTCTGAACACAACAGCGTACTGGACGTAAGGGATACAGACGGTGATGGTCTTATTGACTTTATTGAGTATCAATTCGGTTCAAATCCTAACCTAGTAGATACAGATGGAGACGGTGTGCCTGATGGCCAGGAAGCACTGGTGGATAATACGAAACCAAACGATGCTTCTGATTATATCGTAAAGGCACCAACTGCCGAAAATACAACTTACAACCCTGCTGTAGAAAACAAGATTAAGGGAACACTTCCAAAACCTCTAATCAAGAACCCTGCAAAGCCGGAGGAAGATTTAAAGGTTACAAATAAAGCGGCAGGAGATGCTATTGTAAAGCTTCATCCATATGATGCTAAGACAAAGACCTATGATAAGGATAAGGTAATTGCTGAAGTAAAAATTCCATTTGATAAATTGGAAAAAGGCGAATTTGAAATGCCATTAGCTGCTAATACAGTAGAAGATGGTTCAAAGGGCCAGATTGTAGCCTACGCACCAAATGGGGAACATCCTATTGCTGGACCAGTTCTTAACTTTAACTCGACAGATGCAGACAAGTTTAAGCCGGAAGCAGAAAAAGAAACAGTTCCTTTTGGCGGAAAGTATAACTTGACTGATAATATCAAGAAATTTACAGATGCAAAAGGCAGCGCAGCTACTCCCGAGCTTGACGATAAAACTCCATTTGAAGATATTACAGCTAAAGATGCTATTAATGTCAACCAACCAGGTGAATACACAGGTAAGGTAAGGGTAAAATACAAGGATGGCTCTACAGAAGATGTGGAAGTTCCGGTAACAGTACTTGCAAAAGTCCTTGATCAGACAAAAAATCCTGATGCGAAAACACCGGAAGGCTATGTAAGAGTGACTTTTGAACAAGGGGAACACGGCATATTTGCTAAAGATTCTAAAACTGTATTGGATGTAGTAAAAGGAACATTAAAATCAGATGTAACTGTTCCAACTGTTGCTCCAGCGGAAAATTTCAAGCATACGGGCTGGACACCGGAAATTCCGGAAAAATTTGATAACGGTGGTACGTTTACTGCTCAGTACGCTGCTGCACAAACAGATGCTGAAAAATATACAGCAGAGGGTGGAACCGTAAATAAGCCTTATGGTGAAAAAGCAACAGAGGAAGATGTTAAAAAGAAAGTTACTGTAAAGGATGAATCCAACCAAGATTTACCTGAAGCAGAACAGAAGAAGGTAGTCAAAGAAATCAAGGTAGGAGAAATTCCTGAACCTGGAAAAGATGGTAAAAATCAGACTGTTTCGGTAACCGTAGTATACGAAGACGGAACAGAAGACAATATCAATGTAACTATTGACTATAGCGACGCTAAGGAAAAATATGCACCGGAAGGACAAAAGATAACTGTCAATAAGGGAGCAGAAGAACCAAAGGCAGAAGATGCTATCAAGAACAAGGATAAGATGCCAGAGGGAACAACCTACGCTTGGAAAAAACCTGTAGATACCAATACAGCAGGAGAAGGCAAAGCAACGGTTACTGTAACTTATCCAGATGGCTCTACAGAAGATGTGGAAGTTGACTTTGAAGTAAAGGAAACTACACCGGCAAAGACAGATGCTGAAAAATATACAGCAGAGGGTGGAACCGTAAATAAGCCTTATGGTGAAAAAGCAACAGAGGAAGATGTTAAAAAGAAAGTTACTGTAAAGGATGAATCCAACCAAGATTTACCTGAAGCAGAACAGAAGAAGGTAGTCAAAGAAATCAAGGTAGGAGAAATTCCTGAACCTGGAAAAGATGGTAAAAATCAGACTGTTTCGGTAACCGTAGTATACGAAGACGGAACAGAAGACAATATCAATGTAACTATTGACTATAGCGACGCTAAGGAAAAATATGCACCGGAAGGACAAAAGATAACTGTCAATAAGGGAGCAGAAGAACCAAAGGCAGAAGATGCTATCAAGAACAAGGATAAGATGCCAGAGGGAACAACCTACGCTTGGAAAAAACCTGTAGATACCAATACAGCAGGAGAAGGCAAAGCAACGGTTACTGTAACTTATCCAGATGGCTCTACAGAAGATGTGGAAGTTGACTTTGAAGTAAAGGAAACTACACCGGCAAAGACAGATGCTGAAAAATATACAGCAGAGGGTGGAACCGTAAATAAGCCTTATGGTGAAAAAGCAACAGAGGAAGATGTTAAAAAGAAAGTTACTGTAAAGGATGAATCCAACCAAGATTTACCTGAAGCAGAACAGAAGAAGGTAGTCAAAGAAATCAAGGTAGGAGAAATTCCTGAACCTGGAAAAGATGGTAAAAATCAGACTGTTTCGGTAACCGTAGTATACGAAGACGGAACAGAAGACAATATCAATGTAACTATTGACTATAGCGACGCTAAGGAAAAATATGCACCGGAAGGACAAAAGATAACTGTCAATAAGGGAGCAGAAGAACCAAAGGCAGAAGATGCTATCAAGAACAAGGATAAGATGCCAGAGGGAACAACCTACGCTTGGAAAAAACCTGTAGATACCAATACAGCAGGAGAAGGCAAAGCAACGGTTACTGTAACTTATCCAGATGGCTCTACAGAAGATGTGGAAGTTGACTTTGAAGTAAAGGAAACTACACCGGCAAAGACAGATGCTGAAAAATATACAGCAGAGGGTGGAACCGTAAATAAGCCTTATGGTGAAAAAGCAACAGAGGAAGATGTTAAAAAGAAAGTTACTGTAAAGGATGAATCCAACCAAGATTTACCTGAAGCAGAACAGAAGAAGGTAGTCAAAGAAATCAAGGTAGGAGAAATTCCTGAACCTGGAAAAGATGGTAAAAATCAGACTGTTTCGGTAACCGTAGTATACGAAGACGGAACAGAAGACAATATCAATGTAACTATTGACTATAGCGACGCTAAGGAAAAATATGCACCGGAAGGGCAAAAGATAACTGTCAATAAGGGAGCAGAAGAACCAAAGGCAGAAGATGCTATCAAAAACAAGGATAAAATGCCAGAGGGAACAACGTACGCTTGGAAAACACCGATAGATACGAATACAGCAGGAGAACGCAAAGCAACGGTTACTGTAAATTATCCGGATGGCAGTAAAGAAGAAGTAACAGTGAAGGTTGTTGTTCAAGACAAAAAGTCTCAGGCAGATGAAAATGAACCAAAAGTGAAAGAGGAAGTCATCAAAGAAGGAGAAAAACCTGACTTAAAAGACAATGTTACTAATCTCGACAAACTTCCTAAGGGAACAAAGGTGAAGGACATCACGCCAGATGGAGCGATTAATCCAAATAAACCTGGTGAATACGAGGGAACTTTAGAAATCGAATATCCGGACGGAAGTAAAGATACTGTAAAAGTGAAGGTTGTTGTTAAGAAAAAGAATGTAGCTTCTTCATTACCAAAGACAGGCGATACTGCTAATCTAAGCATGTTTGCAGGAATTATGGGTATGTCAGGAAGCTTACTAGCCCTTATTGGTTTCAAAAAAAGAAAAAAGGAAGATGAACAAGAATAA